One Ricinus communis isolate WT05 ecotype wild-type chromosome 7, ASM1957865v1, whole genome shotgun sequence genomic region harbors:
- the LOC107261544 gene encoding uncharacterized protein LOC107261544 encodes MTSAGYDSIWIIGDRLTKSVHFLSVKTTYSMAKYARVYLERIGVMRLSKKGKLTHRYMGPLEIIDRIGEVTYKLDLPLNFSHVHPVFHISILRKYISDSSHVLQPQYVEVSEDLTYEEQPVMIMHIQVRQLHSKIILMVKVLWQNHSTEERTWETKQEMRDSYSHLFQP; translated from the exons ATGACTTCAGCTGGTTATGACTCTATCTGGATAATTGGGGATCGATTGACTAAGTCAGTGCACTTTCTATCCGTGAAGACTACTTATTCTATGGCTAAGTATGCAAGGGTGTATCTGGAGAGAATT GGTGTGATGCGATTGAGTAAGAAAGGCAAGTTGACCCATCGTTATATGGGACCCCTTGAGATTATTGACAGAATTGGAGAGGTAACATATAAGTTGGATTTGCCACTAAATTTCTCGCATGTGCATCCGGTATTTCATATATCCATATTGAGAAAGTATATTTCGGATTCTTCGCACGTGTTGCAACCTCAGTATGTGGAAGTGAGCGAAGACTTGACTTATGAGGAGCAGCCAGTCATGATCATGCATATTCAAGTTCGCCAACTTCACTCTAAGATTATACTGATGGTTAAGGTGTTGTGGCAGAATCATTCTACCGAGGAACGTACTTGGGAGACCAAACAAGAGATGAGAGATTCCTACTCTCATTTGTTTCAACCTTAA